In one Limosilactobacillus oris genomic region, the following are encoded:
- a CDS encoding gluconeogenesis factor YvcK family protein — MMHKPKIVVIGGGTGLPVVLRGLRDQDADVTAVVTVADDGGSSGILRNYINVVPPGDIRNVLVALSEMSPLELDVFQYRFKSSDQFFAGHAIGNLIISALSEMRGGIFPAVQELSQMMKIRGHVYPVANEPLTLNAEFTDGSTISGEAEITAAHQRIKRVWVTSADGADGDQIQPVPEVLQAIRAADQIVIGPGSLFTSILPNLMIKAVRDAVCKSKAEVIYICNIMTQKGETDHFTDADHVRVLNSHLGQNFIDTVLVNIQPVPKNYLDFKQWNEISQPVGHDFQGLRDLGCRVISANFLRLKDNGAFHDRDRVVAELMNRLHQVHE; from the coding sequence ATGATGCATAAGCCGAAAATAGTTGTTATCGGTGGTGGGACTGGCCTGCCAGTCGTTCTCCGGGGGCTTCGTGACCAGGATGCCGACGTGACGGCAGTCGTGACGGTTGCTGATGACGGCGGCTCGTCGGGAATCCTGCGAAATTACATTAACGTGGTGCCGCCGGGTGACATTCGTAATGTCCTGGTGGCCTTATCAGAAATGTCACCATTAGAATTAGATGTCTTTCAGTACCGTTTCAAGAGTTCGGACCAGTTTTTCGCAGGACACGCTATCGGCAACCTGATTATTTCAGCCTTGTCTGAAATGCGTGGCGGAATTTTCCCAGCGGTCCAGGAACTCTCCCAGATGATGAAAATCCGCGGCCATGTGTACCCGGTCGCTAACGAACCACTGACCCTCAACGCGGAATTTACTGATGGGTCAACAATTAGCGGGGAAGCTGAAATTACGGCGGCTCACCAGCGAATCAAGCGGGTCTGGGTAACATCAGCAGACGGGGCGGATGGTGACCAGATCCAGCCGGTACCGGAAGTCCTTCAGGCAATCAGGGCGGCTGATCAGATTGTGATCGGCCCCGGAAGCCTCTTTACCAGTATCCTGCCGAATTTAATGATTAAAGCGGTCCGAGACGCGGTATGTAAAAGCAAGGCGGAAGTTATCTACATTTGCAACATCATGACCCAAAAGGGCGAGACCGACCACTTTACCGATGCCGACCACGTGCGCGTTCTCAACAGCCACCTGGGACAGAACTTTATCGACACCGTCCTGGTTAATATCCAGCCGGTACCGAAAAATTACCTGGACTTTAAGCAGTGGAACGAGATTTCCCAGCCAGTGGGGCACGATTTCCAGGGCTTGCGAGACCTGGGCTGCCGGGTCATCAGTGCTAATTTCCTCCGTTTGAAAGACAACGGGGCTTTCCATGATCGTGATCGGGTAGTAGCCGAATTGATGAACCGCCTCCACCAGGTCCACGAATAG
- the rapZ gene encoding RNase adapter RapZ, translated as MTEKMKVVIITGMSGAGKTLAVHSFEDLGYFVIDNMLPNLAEKFVDVIEESGEFKKIAMVMDLRSRGFYDQVLPTLHKLKERADLDVKLLFLDANNVKLVSRYKETRRLHPLARQGRILDGVEMERQLLSELKSRADVIIDTTDLTPRNLKLRIDKLFSNGEESNFFVEVMSFGFKYGLPLDADIVMDVRFLPNPFYLPKLKHLTGNDAAVQEYVMKSTAAQEFYAHLRSLLENALPGYIKEGKSSLTVAIGCTGGQHRSVTIANKLAAGLKKDGYKVNLYHRDISKAQ; from the coding sequence ATGACGGAAAAAATGAAAGTGGTAATTATCACCGGCATGAGCGGGGCCGGGAAAACCCTCGCGGTCCACAGTTTTGAAGATTTGGGCTATTTTGTGATTGATAATATGCTCCCCAACTTAGCGGAGAAGTTTGTCGACGTCATTGAGGAGTCCGGTGAATTTAAGAAGATCGCGATGGTGATGGACTTACGGTCGCGGGGCTTCTATGACCAGGTCCTGCCGACTCTGCATAAACTAAAGGAACGCGCGGACCTTGACGTCAAACTGCTCTTCTTAGACGCAAATAACGTCAAACTGGTTTCCCGCTATAAGGAAACCCGCCGCCTGCACCCATTGGCACGGCAGGGCCGGATCCTGGACGGGGTGGAAATGGAACGGCAATTGTTGAGTGAACTGAAGAGCCGGGCGGATGTGATCATTGACACCACCGATTTGACCCCCCGGAACCTCAAGTTGCGGATTGATAAGCTCTTTAGCAATGGCGAAGAAAGCAACTTCTTTGTTGAGGTAATGTCCTTTGGCTTTAAGTACGGCCTCCCCCTGGATGCCGACATCGTAATGGACGTCCGCTTTCTCCCCAACCCCTTCTACCTGCCCAAACTAAAGCACCTGACCGGAAATGATGCGGCGGTGCAGGAGTACGTTATGAAGAGCACGGCGGCGCAAGAGTTTTACGCTCACCTGCGGTCGTTGTTGGAAAACGCCCTGCCTGGTTATATCAAGGAGGGCAAGAGCAGCTTGACGGTAGCAATTGGCTGCACGGGTGGACAGCACCGGTCGGTAACGATTGCCAACAAGCTGGCCGCGGGGCTTAAAAAGGATGGTTATAAGGTTAATCTTTACCACCGTGACATCAGCAAGGCGCAGTAA
- a CDS encoding DUF523 domain-containing protein, translating to MILLSSCLAGFNVRYDGGNARRPLAVKLLAVEAAITVCPEIMAGFDTPREPAEIQGGTGADALAGRARVITKSGADVTANYLMAARQVLAIAQKHQVTVAYLKQKSPACGSKVIYDGNFAGQRIVGQGVTAALLQQHGIRVFGDEELTKEHVAPFLSPAVVKLLDRHNLVE from the coding sequence ATGATTTTATTAAGTTCCTGTTTAGCAGGTTTCAACGTTCGTTACGATGGTGGCAATGCCCGGCGGCCACTGGCGGTCAAACTTCTGGCAGTTGAGGCTGCCATCACGGTTTGCCCGGAAATTATGGCGGGTTTTGATACCCCGCGGGAACCCGCGGAAATCCAGGGAGGAACGGGGGCAGATGCCCTGGCAGGCCGGGCGCGGGTGATAACCAAATCCGGAGCTGATGTGACAGCCAACTATCTGATGGCGGCGCGGCAGGTCCTCGCGATTGCCCAGAAACACCAGGTGACAGTGGCCTACCTGAAACAAAAGAGTCCGGCCTGCGGAAGCAAGGTAATCTATGATGGTAACTTTGCTGGTCAACGGATAGTCGGGCAGGGGGTGACGGCCGCCCTCCTGCAGCAACACGGGATCCGAGTTTTTGGCGACGAAGAGCTGACTAAAGAGCACGTCGCGCCCTTTTTATCACCGGCAGTGGTCAAGTTATTAGACAGGCACAATCTTGTGGAATGA
- a CDS encoding DUF4097 family beta strand repeat-containing protein — MKKLFKISLGLLIVGLILTAIGFWGHGARDVHFAGPKPVITKNVSKSLVTNQHFDRLDINATTADIRVRTGREFKMSYQGSSALQPKAAITDQLVTVKQMQTVYGTIWGSNSSADVITITVPKGTKLAGTIKTTSGDVTVNGVDLTGVTIDAQDGDVDLRDLTVEGGKARLESGDFTSRNVTFRGSYFVNNSDGDNEVVDARVDGYFLKTTDGDNEIDGADHDSGQQSANENAANLLHLTSEDGDNTIKNIQAVE, encoded by the coding sequence ATGAAGAAGTTATTTAAAATTAGTCTGGGGCTCTTAATCGTTGGCCTGATTCTGACCGCAATCGGCTTCTGGGGCCATGGCGCCCGCGACGTCCACTTTGCCGGCCCCAAACCAGTAATTACCAAGAACGTCAGCAAGAGTTTAGTGACGAACCAGCACTTTGACCGCCTGGACATTAACGCCACTACGGCGGATATCAGGGTTAGGACCGGTCGTGAGTTCAAGATGAGCTATCAGGGAAGCAGTGCTTTGCAACCGAAAGCAGCCATTACCGACCAATTGGTGACGGTTAAGCAAATGCAGACCGTTTACGGGACTATCTGGGGAAGCAATAGCAGTGCGGATGTAATTACGATTACCGTCCCGAAAGGAACCAAGCTCGCCGGAACGATTAAGACGACTAGCGGCGACGTCACGGTTAACGGGGTCGACCTCACTGGAGTAACGATTGACGCTCAGGACGGGGATGTCGACTTGCGGGATTTGACGGTCGAAGGCGGCAAGGCCCGGTTGGAGTCTGGGGACTTTACCAGTCGAAACGTTACCTTCCGGGGTAGCTACTTTGTAAACAACAGCGACGGCGACAATGAAGTCGTTGACGCGCGCGTCGATGGCTACTTCCTGAAGACGACAGACGGTGATAACGAAATTGACGGCGCCGACCATGACAGCGGCCAACAGTCAGCCAATGAGAATGCTGCGAACCTCCTCCACCTGACGAGCGAAGACGGCGATAACACGATTAAGAATATTCAAGCAGTTGAATAA
- a CDS encoding DUF1700 domain-containing protein translates to MNAREKYIQELEKYLVTLPAAERADAVDFYNEFIEDAHYDTREQIVAELGTPRQLSHQILADYSIKANEKDGGAGKPASTKSSWRVFWLVLIAIVTSPITLVLSVVAFGILIAALGVAIGIIVGLLGVIVGLLVTAGAMLYLGFGLLVAAPMTGIFYLGIGLAVLGGFLIFIPLGYWIIRLLAQGIANLSKFLYQKLQERRTK, encoded by the coding sequence ATGAATGCACGAGAGAAATACATCCAAGAATTAGAAAAATATTTAGTTACTTTGCCGGCAGCGGAGCGCGCGGATGCTGTTGACTTTTACAACGAGTTTATCGAAGACGCTCACTACGATACGCGGGAGCAAATTGTCGCTGAGTTAGGAACGCCGCGGCAGCTTAGCCATCAAATTTTGGCGGACTACTCGATTAAGGCTAATGAGAAGGACGGCGGGGCAGGGAAACCAGCCTCGACCAAGTCCAGCTGGCGGGTATTTTGGCTAGTCCTGATTGCCATCGTGACCTCGCCAATTACCCTGGTCCTCAGTGTCGTAGCGTTCGGGATCTTAATTGCGGCCTTGGGGGTTGCCATCGGGATTATTGTTGGCCTGCTCGGCGTGATCGTAGGGCTGCTGGTGACGGCGGGAGCGATGCTGTACCTGGGCTTTGGCCTGCTGGTGGCGGCACCGATGACCGGGATTTTCTACCTGGGAATCGGCCTGGCAGTGCTGGGGGGCTTCCTGATTTTTATTCCGTTAGGCTATTGGATTATCCGCCTGTTGGCACAAGGAATCGCGAACCTTTCTAAGTTTCTCTATCAAAAACTCCAGGAAAGGAGGACAAAGTAA
- a CDS encoding PadR family transcriptional regulator: MKIQITAELLDGVVLAILKQDDYYGYALTQRVQSVIDISESTMYPVLRRLKKSGDLTTYDKPYQGRNRRYYQLTAAGEQRLTEILSLWEQYKGNLDRIFYQRGEK; this comes from the coding sequence ATGAAAATACAAATCACAGCAGAGCTGCTCGATGGGGTGGTGTTAGCGATTCTTAAACAGGATGACTACTATGGCTATGCACTGACCCAGCGTGTGCAGTCGGTTATTGATATTTCGGAGTCGACAATGTATCCGGTCCTGCGCCGTTTGAAGAAGAGCGGGGACCTCACGACCTATGACAAACCGTACCAGGGCCGTAACCGGCGTTACTATCAGCTCACGGCAGCTGGTGAGCAGCGCCTAACGGAAATTTTGTCACTTTGGGAGCAGTATAAGGGGAACCTGGACCGAATTTTTTATCAGCGAGGTGAGAAATAA
- the uvrA gene encoding excinuclease ABC subunit UvrA has product MANDKIIIHGARAHNLKNIDVKIPKNKLVVITGLSGSGKSSLAFDTLYAEGQRRYVESLSAYARQFLGQMDKPDVDSIDGLSPAISIDQKTTSHNPRSTVGTVTEINDFLRLLWARVGTPICPNDHIPITSQSPDQMVDRVLELPERTRLQILSPVVRSKKGTQKKVLATIKREGFVRVQVDGETYDLDEVPELNKNQEHTINVVIDRIIVKEGVRSRLFDSFEAALRLSDGYAIADVIGGEPIPFSEKYACPICGFTVGELEPRLFSFNAPMGACPVCEGLGSKLEVDVDLVVPDRSKTLRDGAMAPWNPISSQYYPQLLEQFCQSVGIDMDTPFNKLPKKQQQLVLYGNGDQTFHFHYENDFGGVRDVDVPFEGVVNNVKRRYQETNSDFTREQMRKYMTELPCPACHGYRLNERALAVKISGQNIGQVSDLSISDAIDFFKQVQLSEQNEQIARPILKEILDRLTFMKNVGVEYLTLSRSARTLSGGEAQRIRLATQIGSNLSGVMYVLDEPSIGLHQRDNDRLISSLKAMRDLGNTLIVVEHDEDTMRAADYIIDIGPGAGENGGQVMAAGTPKQVMRSRKSLTGQYLSGKKFIPVPAERRSGNGKHIVVKGAAANNLKQIDVEFPLGKFICVTGVSGSGKSTLVNLILKRILAQKLNNNSAKPGKYASISGVKNIEKVIDIDQSPIGRTPRSNPATYTGVFDDIRELFAQTNQAKVRGYTKGRFSFNVKGGRCEACHGDGILKIEMNFLPDVYVPCEVCHGTRYNSETLEVEYKGKNIAEVLNMTVSEALKFFSAIPKIRRKLQTIEDVGLGYVHLGQPATTLSGGEAQRMKLASELHRQSHGKSFYILDEPTTGLHMDDIKRLLGVLQRLVDAGNTVLVIEHDLDVVKSADWLIDLGPEGGDAGGNVVATGTPEEVAQVKESYTGRYLKEMLDRDQQWAADRAAKKNK; this is encoded by the coding sequence TTGGCAAACGATAAGATTATTATTCACGGGGCTCGGGCCCACAACTTAAAAAATATCGATGTTAAGATTCCCAAGAACAAACTGGTGGTTATCACCGGCCTGTCCGGGTCCGGAAAGAGTTCACTGGCTTTTGACACCCTGTATGCCGAGGGACAACGCCGTTATGTGGAAAGCCTCTCTGCCTATGCCCGGCAGTTCTTAGGCCAGATGGACAAGCCCGATGTTGACTCCATCGACGGCCTGTCTCCGGCAATTTCCATCGACCAGAAGACGACCTCGCATAATCCGCGGTCGACGGTGGGAACTGTCACGGAAATCAATGACTTCCTCCGGCTACTGTGGGCCCGGGTCGGCACACCAATCTGTCCAAACGACCACATCCCGATTACCAGCCAGTCGCCGGACCAGATGGTCGACCGGGTGCTGGAATTGCCCGAGCGGACCCGGCTGCAGATTCTGTCGCCAGTCGTCCGTTCAAAGAAGGGGACCCAAAAGAAGGTTCTGGCAACGATTAAACGGGAGGGCTTTGTCCGGGTCCAGGTGGATGGTGAAACCTACGACCTCGATGAAGTTCCGGAGCTAAACAAGAATCAGGAACACACGATTAATGTGGTTATTGACCGGATTATCGTCAAGGAGGGGGTTCGGTCCCGGCTCTTTGACTCCTTTGAAGCGGCCCTCCGCCTTAGCGATGGCTACGCAATTGCCGACGTGATCGGCGGCGAGCCAATTCCCTTCTCCGAAAAGTACGCCTGCCCAATCTGTGGCTTCACGGTCGGCGAACTGGAACCGCGGCTCTTTTCTTTCAACGCACCGATGGGGGCTTGTCCGGTCTGTGAGGGCCTGGGTTCCAAGCTGGAAGTCGACGTTGACCTTGTAGTGCCCGACCGCAGCAAGACCTTGCGTGACGGGGCGATGGCACCCTGGAACCCGATCTCGTCCCAGTACTACCCACAACTCCTAGAACAGTTCTGCCAGTCAGTCGGTATCGACATGGACACGCCGTTCAATAAGTTGCCGAAGAAGCAGCAACAGCTGGTCCTCTACGGCAATGGCGACCAGACTTTCCACTTCCACTACGAAAATGACTTTGGCGGCGTGCGGGACGTCGACGTACCCTTTGAGGGGGTCGTCAACAACGTTAAGCGGCGTTACCAGGAAACCAATTCTGACTTCACCCGGGAGCAGATGCGCAAGTACATGACCGAATTGCCGTGTCCAGCCTGCCACGGCTACCGGCTGAATGAGCGGGCACTGGCTGTAAAAATCTCTGGTCAAAACATCGGCCAGGTATCTGACCTGTCCATCAGTGATGCCATTGACTTCTTCAAGCAGGTACAGCTGTCCGAGCAAAACGAGCAGATTGCCCGGCCAATCCTCAAGGAAATCCTCGACCGGCTGACCTTTATGAAGAATGTTGGGGTCGAGTACCTGACGCTGAGTCGGTCGGCCCGGACCCTGTCCGGTGGGGAAGCCCAGCGAATCCGGCTGGCAACCCAAATTGGTTCTAACCTTTCAGGGGTGATGTACGTCCTTGATGAACCATCGATTGGGCTCCACCAGCGGGATAATGACCGTTTGATCTCGTCGCTCAAGGCAATGCGGGACCTCGGCAACACTCTGATCGTGGTGGAACACGATGAAGATACCATGCGGGCCGCCGATTACATCATTGATATTGGTCCTGGCGCCGGCGAGAATGGTGGTCAGGTGATGGCTGCCGGCACACCGAAGCAGGTGATGCGGTCCCGGAAGTCGCTGACTGGTCAGTACCTTTCTGGTAAAAAGTTTATCCCGGTTCCGGCAGAACGGCGGTCCGGGAATGGCAAACACATTGTAGTTAAGGGGGCCGCGGCGAATAACCTGAAGCAGATTGACGTCGAATTTCCACTTGGCAAGTTTATCTGCGTGACCGGGGTTTCTGGTTCCGGCAAGTCGACCCTGGTCAACCTGATTCTCAAACGAATTTTGGCCCAGAAGCTCAACAATAATTCTGCCAAGCCGGGAAAGTATGCTTCCATCAGCGGGGTCAAGAATATCGAAAAAGTCATCGACATTGACCAGTCACCGATTGGCCGGACACCGCGCAGTAACCCGGCCACCTACACCGGGGTCTTTGACGATATTCGGGAGCTCTTCGCCCAGACTAACCAAGCTAAGGTGCGGGGCTATACCAAGGGCCGCTTCAGCTTCAACGTTAAGGGCGGCCGCTGTGAGGCCTGTCATGGGGACGGGATTCTTAAAATTGAGATGAACTTCCTGCCCGACGTGTATGTCCCGTGTGAGGTTTGCCACGGGACCCGCTACAATTCGGAGACCCTCGAAGTGGAATACAAGGGCAAGAACATCGCGGAAGTCTTGAACATGACCGTCTCGGAGGCTCTGAAATTCTTCAGTGCCATTCCAAAGATCCGGCGGAAACTCCAGACAATCGAAGACGTGGGCCTCGGCTATGTTCACCTGGGGCAGCCGGCGACGACCCTGTCTGGTGGGGAAGCCCAGCGGATGAAGCTAGCGTCTGAACTGCACCGTCAGTCCCACGGGAAGAGCTTCTATATCCTGGATGAACCGACGACGGGGCTGCATATGGACGACATCAAGCGGCTCCTCGGCGTCCTCCAACGCCTGGTCGATGCTGGCAACACCGTCCTGGTGATTGAACACGACCTGGACGTGGTGAAGTCTGCCGACTGGCTGATCGACCTGGGACCCGAAGGCGGGGATGCTGGCGGAAACGTTGTGGCGACGGGAACACCAGAAGAAGTCGCCCAAGTCAAGGAAAGCTATACCGGCCGGTACCTGAAGGAGATGTTGGACCGGGACCAACAATGGGCGGCAGACCGGGCTGCTAAGAAGAATAAGTAG
- the uvrB gene encoding excinuclease ABC subunit UvrB, whose amino-acid sequence MIYRQADRKFDLVSDYQPTGDQPEAINQLTKGIENGDKAQILLGATGTGKTFTISNVIANVNKPTLILSHNKTLAGQLYGEMKKFFPHNAVEYFVSYYDYYQPEAYVPSSDTYIEKDASINDEIDKLRNAATTALLERNDVIVVASVSSIFGLGNPNEYQNSVISLHVGQEIDRDFLLRQLVTIQYDRNDIDFQRGRFRVHGDVVEIFPASHSETALRIEFFGDEIDRIREVDALTGEVKGDREEVSIFPATHFMTNEDIMDVALPEIEQDMKKQVKKFTDEGKLLEAERLQQRTTYDIEMMREMGYTNGIENYSRYMDRRKPGEPPYTLLDFFPKDYLLVVDESHQTMPQVRGMYNGDRARKQMLIDYGFRLPSALDNRPLKLNEFEQHVDQVVYMSATPGPYEQEQTDHVAQQIIRPTGLLDPTIEVRPVMGQIDNLVGEINKRIERHERVFVTTLTKKMSEDLTDYLKDLGLKVKYLHSDIKTLERTQIIRDLRLGKFDVLVGINLLREGLDVPEVSLVAILDADKEGFLRNERSLIQTIGRAARNEHGAVIMYADEVTESMQKAIDETKRRRSIQMKYNEDHHITPHTIVKPIQEAISATKETADTGEQADSTEFTTKDFAKLSKYAQANMVDELTEQMRAAAKRLDFEQAATLRDTVMELKAQMTGKKTKPGRKVK is encoded by the coding sequence GTGATTTATCGTCAAGCAGACCGAAAATTTGACCTAGTTTCTGATTACCAGCCGACCGGGGACCAACCGGAGGCCATTAACCAGCTGACCAAGGGGATTGAAAATGGTGATAAGGCCCAGATCTTGCTGGGGGCCACTGGGACCGGGAAGACTTTTACCATTTCTAATGTCATCGCAAACGTCAATAAACCGACCCTCATCTTGTCACATAACAAGACACTGGCAGGGCAGCTGTACGGCGAAATGAAGAAGTTCTTCCCCCACAATGCCGTCGAATACTTCGTCTCCTACTATGACTACTACCAGCCGGAAGCCTACGTCCCATCGAGCGACACCTACATCGAAAAGGACGCCTCCATTAATGATGAAATTGATAAACTGCGAAACGCCGCCACGACAGCCCTATTAGAGCGCAACGATGTGATCGTGGTTGCCTCGGTGTCCAGCATTTTCGGCTTAGGGAACCCGAATGAGTACCAAAATAGCGTCATCTCTTTGCACGTCGGCCAGGAAATCGACCGGGACTTCCTGCTGCGGCAATTAGTGACCATCCAGTACGACCGGAACGACATTGACTTCCAGCGGGGCCGGTTCCGGGTACACGGTGACGTGGTGGAAATCTTTCCTGCTTCCCACAGTGAAACCGCACTCCGGATTGAGTTCTTTGGGGATGAAATTGACCGGATCCGGGAAGTCGACGCCCTGACCGGCGAAGTGAAGGGCGACCGGGAGGAAGTTTCGATCTTCCCTGCCACCCACTTCATGACCAACGAGGACATTATGGACGTAGCCCTGCCGGAAATCGAGCAGGATATGAAAAAACAGGTCAAGAAGTTTACCGACGAGGGAAAGTTGCTGGAAGCAGAACGCCTCCAGCAGCGGACAACCTACGACATCGAGATGATGCGGGAGATGGGTTATACCAACGGGATTGAAAACTATTCCCGTTACATGGACCGCCGGAAACCAGGCGAACCACCGTACACCCTGTTGGACTTCTTCCCGAAGGACTACCTGCTGGTGGTTGACGAATCGCACCAGACGATGCCCCAGGTACGGGGGATGTACAACGGTGACCGGGCTCGGAAGCAAATGCTGATTGACTACGGCTTCCGGTTGCCGAGTGCCCTCGATAACCGGCCGCTGAAACTGAATGAGTTTGAGCAGCACGTCGATCAGGTCGTCTACATGTCGGCCACCCCGGGTCCTTACGAGCAGGAGCAGACCGACCACGTGGCTCAGCAGATCATCCGGCCGACCGGTTTGCTTGATCCGACGATTGAAGTCCGGCCAGTAATGGGACAAATCGATAACCTGGTCGGTGAAATTAATAAGCGGATTGAGCGGCACGAACGGGTCTTTGTGACGACTCTGACCAAGAAGATGTCGGAGGACTTGACCGATTACTTAAAGGACCTCGGTCTCAAGGTCAAGTACCTCCACAGTGATATTAAGACCCTAGAGCGGACGCAGATTATCCGTGACCTGCGGCTGGGGAAGTTTGACGTCCTTGTTGGGATCAACCTGCTCCGGGAAGGGCTAGACGTGCCGGAAGTTTCCCTGGTGGCAATCCTCGATGCCGATAAGGAGGGCTTCTTGCGCAACGAGCGCTCACTAATCCAAACGATTGGACGGGCGGCCCGGAATGAGCACGGGGCGGTCATTATGTATGCCGACGAGGTTACGGAGTCGATGCAAAAGGCGATTGACGAAACGAAGCGGCGGCGGTCAATCCAGATGAAGTACAATGAGGACCACCACATCACGCCCCACACAATCGTTAAACCGATCCAGGAAGCCATTTCGGCGACGAAGGAAACGGCCGATACTGGCGAGCAGGCAGACAGCACGGAATTTACCACGAAGGACTTTGCCAAGCTGTCTAAGTATGCGCAGGCGAACATGGTCGATGAGCTGACCGAGCAGATGCGAGCGGCGGCTAAGCGGCTCGACTTTGAACAAGCGGCCACCCTTCGTGATACTGTTATGGAATTGAAGGCGCAAATGACCGGCAAGAAGACCAAGCCGGGACGGAAAGTGAAGTAG
- a CDS encoding phospho-sugar mutase: MSWKDTYQVWKERTDLEPKLKQELAAMTDEQEIEDAFYGPLSFGTAGMRGLMGPGINRMNVYTVRQATEGLATLMDSLGDEVKQRGVAIGYDSRHNSYRFAHDSARVLGAHGIKVYIYDNVRPTPELSFAVRQMGTYAGIMITASHNPKEYNGYKIYGEDGGQMPPKESDMMTGYIRKIDDIFDIQLADEQEMLDNGLETIMGEDVDHAYLQLAKEVTVNPELAKQYGKDMKFVFTPLCGTGRMLGERALRQAGFTNFTIEPTEAQPNGDFPSLEHPNPEFPEAFVRSIALGKKIDADVLIATDPDADRLGCAVRQPDGEYQLLTGNQIATIMLSYILEARKQTGTLPKNAAAVKSIVSTNFAAKVAESYGVDMINVLTGFKWIADQIHQYETGKADHTFMFGFEESYGYLIKPFVRDKDAIQSLTLLAEVAAYYRSRDMTLYDGLQELFKKYGYFREKTIAKTYAGVDGPAKIQNLMKKFREEAPADFAGHKVAVTEDFSKGTKTTADGQVSELGIPESNVLRYVLDDETWIAIRPSGTEPKLKFYIGTSAGSLDKANAKLADFEKALQAFAEE; the protein is encoded by the coding sequence GTGAGCTGGAAAGACACATACCAAGTATGGAAAGAGCGGACCGATTTAGAGCCGAAACTCAAGCAAGAATTAGCCGCCATGACCGATGAACAGGAAATCGAAGACGCCTTTTATGGCCCACTGTCCTTTGGTACCGCCGGAATGCGGGGCTTGATGGGACCCGGAATCAACCGGATGAACGTGTACACGGTTCGGCAAGCAACGGAAGGTTTGGCTACTCTGATGGATTCACTTGGCGATGAAGTCAAGCAGCGTGGGGTGGCGATTGGCTATGATTCCCGGCACAACTCCTACCGCTTCGCCCATGACTCCGCGCGGGTGCTGGGAGCGCACGGGATTAAGGTTTATATCTACGACAACGTTCGGCCAACGCCTGAATTGTCATTTGCCGTTCGCCAGATGGGAACTTACGCTGGAATTATGATTACTGCCAGCCACAATCCGAAGGAATACAACGGTTACAAGATTTACGGTGAAGATGGGGGCCAGATGCCGCCGAAGGAATCCGACATGATGACCGGCTACATCCGCAAGATTGATGACATCTTCGACATCCAACTAGCCGATGAGCAGGAAATGCTGGATAACGGCTTGGAAACCATTATGGGTGAAGACGTCGACCATGCCTACCTCCAACTGGCAAAGGAAGTCACGGTCAACCCTGAACTGGCTAAGCAGTATGGCAAGGACATGAAGTTTGTTTTCACGCCCCTTTGCGGAACTGGCCGGATGCTGGGTGAACGGGCCCTCCGTCAAGCCGGCTTTACCAACTTCACGATTGAACCTACCGAAGCCCAACCGAATGGTGACTTTCCTAGCTTGGAGCACCCAAACCCAGAATTCCCCGAAGCCTTCGTTCGCTCAATTGCCCTGGGAAAGAAAATTGACGCCGACGTTCTGATTGCGACCGACCCAGACGCGGACCGACTGGGTTGTGCCGTTCGCCAGCCAGACGGCGAATACCAGCTGCTGACGGGAAACCAGATTGCCACGATTATGCTGTCCTACATCCTGGAAGCCCGGAAGCAGACGGGGACCCTGCCAAAGAATGCGGCGGCTGTTAAGTCAATCGTTTCCACCAACTTTGCGGCTAAGGTTGCCGAGAGCTATGGTGTCGATATGATTAACGTCCTGACCGGTTTCAAGTGGATTGCGGACCAGATTCACCAGTACGAAACTGGCAAGGCTGACCACACCTTCATGTTTGGCTTTGAGGAAAGCTACGGCTACCTGATTAAGCCATTCGTTCGGGACAAGGACGCCATCCAGTCACTGACCCTGCTGGCAGAAGTTGCTGCTTACTACCGGAGCCGTGACATGACCCTGTACGATGGCTTGCAGGAACTCTTTAAGAAGTACGGCTACTTCCGTGAAAAGACGATTGCCAAGACTTACGCCGGGGTCGACGGTCCTGCTAAGATTCAGAACTTAATGAAGAAGTTCCGGGAAGAAGCTCCAGCTGACTTTGCTGGTCACAAAGTGGCAGTCACCGAAGACTTCTCCAAGGGCACCAAGACGACCGCTGATGGTCAGGTCAGTGAGTTGGGGATTCCAGAATCCAACGTCCTCCGCTATGTCTTGGACGACGAAACTTGGATTGCTATTCGCCCATCCGGAACTGAACCAAAGCTGAAGTTCTACATCGGCACCAGCGCTGGCTCACTGGACAAGGCCAATGCTAAACTGGCCGACTTTGAAAAGGCACTGCAAGCATTTGCCGAAGAATAA